GGCTTTGGAGCTGGTTCTGTATTGGTTAAGATTCAGTTTCTGGGTCAGAGCAATGGCTCACGGTCAAGAGTGAATGTTGCTtttacagaagacctgagtttagctCTTAGAGCCTACTTTGGGCAGTTCATAATTGCCTATAAATTCAGGTCCATGGGGATCAGATACCTCTTTTAGCCTCTGAAAGCACATGTACTTCTGTGCAATTCaaacacaagtatacacacacacacacacacacacacacacacacatataattttaaaatctagCTTCTTTCTGACTGTGCAGGTATACATCAGGACTCCATAGGCTGATTTTGGACAATCAGGTGcttgaggccatcttggtctacactGTAaggcactgtctcagaaaaccacagGCTGGTAGTAATGCAGTGTAGAGGTGTGATATTTGCCTAGCATAGCCAAAGGTGTGGGTATATGCCCCGCTAGCACTACAAAAAGTAAATGCATGAGCACcacttctgctttgctttgtacCCCAGGGCTCGGTTGATTTGCTCTGGAGTGACCAgaatctgggaaaaaaaaaaaaaaaaactgctggtATCAAACCAAACGTTAAGAGTCACAAAACCACAGAGCCTTTTTAGTGAATGTGCCCTTCCTTAAAACATTTTATCTCTTGTGTAACACGTTAGCCATCTGTAGTAATAACTTTCTAACCTTATTGGCTTTGGCAAGTATTACACAAGTACACGGACAAAGCTTGAAATGTCTCACACATAATACTATTGCTCCTAGGATTTGAAGGATGGTCACCAGTCTCTTAAGTCAGAATTTAACTCCTTCCTATCCATTGCTCTGCATAGTCACTCAAGTATCACATTGTGTTGTCTATTTCCTAAGTGCACTTTAAACCAGTCTCTTTTTCCTATTCTACTACCATCCTTTTCATTGACGCTCTTGTTCCTTGCCTAGTACATTCTATGGCTTCTACGCCAGGCCCACACAACTGAGTCACTATACATTTGTCAGTTTGTCCTTTAAAGACACAGGAGCCATTCTGTTaccacctggaggcaggaggattttaatGTAAGGGGCCCGTGAtatggctgggggaggggcgggaggcAGGTAATGGCATGTGCACCTAAACCTGATGACCCAAGTAGAATTCTCAGGACCTACATTGTGggaggagagaattgactcctccAGGTTGTCTTCTGGGTGCCACATGCATTCAATGGCACTTGCAAATATAAAGATAAGTTTCCCTGTTCCTCAGGTGCCCTGGCAAAAACAGCATCTATAACTTAAGACAAACTACCCCGAGGGACAGGGACTCAACAAAGACATTCAAAAATACACAGCAGTTAGTCTAACTTGGCATCTGATTCACCCATTCGTTTATTAGCATGGTTCAAGAGAACATGCAAAGCTCAGACACCTATCTGTTCTTGGAACCTCCTATACTCCAATGCCCTAAAGGGAACAGACCGGCGTAGGGGACAAAGTCCTAGTCACTTGTGTTTAGTGGGAAAGATTCACAACTAGAAATTGGTTTCCATTCCACACCGTTCCGCACTCCTGCTCCTAGTCGCTGGCTGGTGATTGCAGCAGCAGTGACAGGGCGAGAATGACCCTGACTGCTCAGTAGGGCAATCGAGGAGGTGCTCTGGCCGGGCAATCATGCTCCTCCCACAAGCAAACCTCCGGAAGCCTTCAGGCCGCACTTTCGCAGGCCCTCAAAATTTATCGGGCTTCTGGACACCACTCTACGATCCAGCCATTTCATAAGCAGGATCTGACGGACGCCAGCCATGAGCGGCCCGAGCAGCTGGCGGCGGGCAGCCACCGTGATATTGGCGGCGGGCTGGACCCACTCGAGCTCCGCCGGCTTCCGGCTGCTGCTTCTCCAGCGAGCGCAAAACCAGCGCTTCATGCCCGGCGCGCACGTCTTCCCGGGCGGCGTGCTGGACGCGGCCGACAGCTCGCCCGACTGGATGCGTCTGTTCGCGCCTCGGCACACGCCGCCACGTTTCGGCCTAGGGCCGGAGCCACCCCGGCAACCCTCTTTTCCCGGGTTGTCCCACGGCGACGCGGACCCGGCGGCGCTGCCTGATGACGTAGCGCTGCGCATCTGTGCCATCCGCGAAACCTTCGAGGAGGCGGGGGTGCTGCTGCTGAGGCCGCGGGACTCGGCTCCCGCTTCTCAGGAGCCCAGTCTTGCGCTGTCGCCTCCAGCCGGCCTGGCCGAATGGCGCTCGCGCGTGCGCAGTGACCCGCGCTGCTTCCTCCAGCTGTGTGCACACCTGGACTGCACGCCGGACATCTGGGCGCTGCATGACTGGGGCGGCTGGCTCACACCGTATTGGCGAAGCACTCGCCGTTTCGACACCACCTTCCTCCTGTGCTGCCTACGCGACACCCCGCGCGTGGAGCCCGACCTAGCCgaggtggtgggctacaaggtaGGAGTCGCGGGACCCGCCGCCTGGGATGCGCTGAGCCTTACCAGGCGTGACCTTGTCTTAGGCTCTCAAGGACTCAACTCTCAGCCCACCGGGTTCCCTAAGCGGGGCACTGCAGTGCTCCCAGCGGCCTGTTCTGGACACTTCACAGTTCACTTCATGCCCTAAATCGTTTTAATTCGGGGTTCTAGAACACATTATAGGATTTCAGTCCCATtaactttcttcttccttttcatctcttcctgtttctctgttcCCATATCACTCATATTTCACTCCCcgtctcctttcccttcccatctttctctcttttttaacccctttctctttttctgcgAGTGCgcgcgtgagtgtgtgtgtgtgtgtgtgtctgtctgtctgtctccatccctccctccctttcctttttgtATCACTTTCACCAGGCACAGTTAGGCTTCAGGCCTAGAACCTGAGGCCTCAAGTGTGCCACTGCTTCAAGTTCATCTTTATTTATGCAAAATGTTTTCAACTGTCCGATATTTCCcttttgtaaaataaacaaaatgactcATTTTAAATTGTGTTCCCGTGTGACAGTATAATGCACGTGAGTTCAGGTGCCCACTGATGCCAGAAGCGTCTGATCACCTGGAGCCACCTTGTCAAGGAAGGTTGTGAGCCCACCTTgaatgggtgctgggactgaactcaggccttctgCAAGATGCTCTCCAGATCTCAGTTGAGCCCTGTCTCTCGCTCCCCTCCCTGTTTCTTGTAACTGCAGTTACACATATGTTGGATTGCTTGGCTTGCCATAGGACATGGATGCCTGGTTCACTCGTTTCAACCTTTTTCGTTCAGTATTCTAATTGAGTAAACTCAATGGCTGTTTTCCCCTTTGTTATATTTGattttgggttttgagacagggtttctctctgtagccctggctgtcctggagttgagtctgtagaccatgctgacctggACCTCAGAGTTctggctgcctctgtctcctaagtgctatgattaaaggcatgaaccaccacacccagctcaacTGTTGTTTAAGTTTGCACTTATTTCTTATGAAATATCAACTGTAACTAGTATTTCTGGAAGCATTATAGCTGCCTGTAGCTTCAGTTCtagaagatctgacaccctcttctggccctcatCTGGTACATAGATGTCTAAGTAGGCAAAgcacacaaataaaaagtaactaaatataaaactatttttgtccttttttattttatcatgttgatattttctttacatctttGGGCCAATGGGACTGCTGAGAACAGGAGATGGGAAAGAATCAGGCAGTATGATAGTTTTGTCAGTTTGCCACAACCTAGACTTCCTCCCAGGAGCCTCTTGGTGCAGATGCTTACAGAGCTCCCATGACATAGCGTGcagacctgcctgcttctcttGAGGTACTCACAAATGTCTTTTCCTTTGAAGGACTGTCCAAAGCCTGGGTGTGCTTGCCCAGACATCGCTAAAGCTACTCCGCTAACCCCCTCCACCAGGAGACCACTTAGAGCATGGCTATCTCCCTTTATCCACCCCATTATCCCATTATCCCATTATCCCTTCTGCTAGCACCTGCTGGGATAATAGCTTTGTTCTCTTAACCTGTAGTAAAAATGGGCCTTTagcttttctttgactgttttaagTTTGCCTTTtaacaaatgatttttattttatgcatgtgcatgtgttttagTCATGGACCACATTTCCCTGTGCTTGACATGCCCTGAAGTCTTTGAGTGCATGTTAGCATTGTTTTCAGGTCGTTGAATGCTGGGGTTTGTTCTATTCTTTTAAATAGAGTGGCACTTTTCTCCGGAAGGCAGTTTTTAGAGGTGGACTTTCCCCTTTTGAGGTGGGTTTTAAATGGTTGGCAGGTAAGTCTACAGTAACTTTCATCCTGGAGCTCATTTGCCTGCAGGTCTATTATATGTCCTTCTTTGTTCCCTTGAGTGGGAAAACTCCTTCCATTCAGATAAGGCTTTCCCTCTGTCGGGAATACACTGCTAGGGAAAACTGGGAAACCCCTTGGCTCCAGGTAAGCGTGGAGAATTTGGTCAGCAACCTCTCAGGTGGTTGCTCTGTCCTCGGACGTTGTCATCGTGCACAGGTAGGTAGTTGGTAGAGTTGTGGAGTTCAGATCTGTGTAGACCTTTCAGGTGCATGGCTCACCAGATACTACCCTGTGTGAGCCTTCCAAATTCTGTTCAGTCAGTAAGACTCCTGGATGCTGCGTAGTTCCCCCCATGCTCTCGGTCTGGGGTTGACTTTAAGCAGATAGGCGGGGTCACTTCACTCTATtatgtatttacttacttatAGTTAGGCATTTTTGGTGTCTGAAAATAGACTTTATTAAGTTGCCGTGTAGTGTGTGAGTTCACCTCTTGTGGATgaaaggatttttaaattttatttactaattattaatattttaattggcaTTTTATCACTGTTACCTGTTATTATTGATACTTATTATTTGGTTGTTATTAATTATTTCTGTACAACACGCATGCAGCTGACCAGGGAGCCCAGAagagagagcattggatcccctagaacttgAGTTGTGGATTGTTGTGAGCTGtcctgtgtgagtgctgggaacctaaccctggtcctctgcaagagcagcaactgcttttaacccctgaggcagctctccagcctcaggttctttctttctgagacggGACCTCATTATTTTGTCCAAGCAGGACATCAACTCGTGGACTCAAACAGttttcctgcttcaacctcctgacTAAGCAGGACAGTAGGTACATGGTGGTATCTGGGCCTCTGAGAGATCTAGCAAGGCCTTTGGATAAGTTAATGTTTTTCACATCAAGTAGATCTTGTATCCCCATCTAACAACCACAGAGCTGGCTGATGACTGAATAAATCTTACAGAGCTTCTTCCTTTGTCCCCTACAGTGGTTGTCCCCGTCAGAGGCAACTGAATGTTTCCTATCAAAAGAAATCTGGCTGGCACCACCACAGTTCTATGAAGTGAGAAGACTTGAAGAATTtgcctctctccctgctctgaaTAGATTTTGTTTGGATCGCCCATTAGAAGTAGCTGAGAAATGGCTGCCAATAGTATTTTTAACTTCTGATGGCGCCATCCATCTTCTCCCAGGTGAGTCAGAGCAGTACCGGTGCTCCTGTTAGTTAGTATTCACGTTTGGTACACCCAGGCTTCCTGGCAGCATTGCCCAGCAGATACCGCCTGTTTTATATAGCCTCTGCCTGTGAGTGTGGCTAATCTCTGCTTATAGGTCACACGCGCCCCCTGAAAGCTGTGAATGTAGCCCAATACAAAAATCGTATGCTTCCTTAAAGTATTAAGGGATAttttttcctaacttctttgttttaaggttttcgtttatttatttattattgttcagCTGTTTGGTGTTCAGACATAAACTGTAATGTCAAgtgttgcagtaaatctccaacctCAATAAGTCCGTGCaaagaacacacaactcagttacAATATTTGTAAGCTGTCTGCCTAGATTGTGCAGATTCACCACTGCACTACTCTATCCCCAGCCATGAGATCCCTCGCTGCTTGCGGCTTCTCCAGGCTACGTGGGTCTGctccagcttccttcctcctccccttcctccatcttcctctgtctcctccgtctcttcatctcctctcctccttcctctcttctccctttctgtaACCTCTagcccctcctttcctttccacagCTCAATCACacgcctttatttgaccagttaaaatggggagaaggttcacatgaaatcACCCGAATATGTGATCCACTCGAGGAAGCAGAATTAGcgtcaaaatacaaacagcaccagggcaatccacaacacttcccccttttTGCCCAATTAAAGGGTTCTTTttttctcagatataaattgagcacaattGTTACAATTATGTAATTTATAAGGTATAAGATATACTTAACATCTAGTCTATCAATTTTTCAATTTGGATAAAGCATTCTATCATCTTTCCTAACATAAAAGGCTACAATTCTATACTTGAATTATGTCTTGGTTTTAGTTTGTATACCATCTGAAAAACCTTCTTCTCAAATCTGTATTCTCTCTCTTAATGTTAAAAAGCTTGAGTTGGCTCTGAGATTATAACCagtcttcaaccctgtcagaaatctgagaacaaCTTaagtattatctgaaaatataggaagcacaaaacatagcttccaaaacATAACCAGtttgtagagacagctgactaccTGGACAGCCCCTCATTCCTCAAAATGTTGTCtttagccttctggcccagggTAATCTGACAGACCCGTGTGAAGCAGGATTATGAAGGACTGTTTATCCTGTCTTGGCAGAGCTATCAGTTGACTATGCCACATGGTGTGTCTTTTTTCTGGAAAGaatttttgtctgtagatgaattgAGGCAATTTTTTGCCTGGTGGCTATCTTGCCACAATTGGAGCAACTCCATTGATGTTCAACTTCTTCTTTGAACCAAGAAaggggtgctgtcaggagcagacgtGTCTCTAgttaaatgatctttaataatgaaatgGACTTAACTGTTGTATTTTGTGGATTTCTAACACCCTTGAAGGCTATCTATCTACTTAAAGTATATCTAAACTGTTAAGCCTTGAcaactctcagccatttctaattgaaatatctCAAAAACATCCTTTTGTAATTAACTCAGAACCATGAGTTTGTTATCTGTCCCTTGACTCCTTTCAGTCATCTAAGAACAGTTTGTAACagcagttatagaaggactgggtctaagctttgtattcttaaatgtgttgCAAATGCACAATGTCTGTCTAAGAGTAACACTATTAAtctttttgtatcaatataagaCATTCAtaccaatgaaaactttaaatctgtatcaaaataaattttgaacCAATGTAAGAAATTACAACTTTAACTTTgcatcaattataaagatttctatcaaTGTAAGATATAGATAAGTAATGTTTTGTCTAAGGGTAAATTTGATAACTTATCTCTTTGTCTGTTCCTCTAATTTTTATGATATTACTATTACTATAGTACTATAGAAAAGAACCCTTTTCTCTTCCACCTCCTTTCCTTTACCTTAgaagaaaggatagagaagaggaaaggaaaagtagAAATCCCTGATTTTAAGCTCTCTGCTTTCCTCCCTGTCCAaagctacatttttaaaatactccttaaaaatgtcaacatatctataatttttaaaataaccagAACCATCCACTACAACATAAGGGACTGGGATGATGATCTCTTTTTGTCTATTTCTAGCTGAATTGGGGCAAAGAATTCCCTTCTGGGGACCCCAAGGGAAATGGGAAGATTGGTTTTGTCAAAGGAGGGCTGGCATCATTTGTCTCTAGTCACTGTGTGCTGAGAACGTTCATTGCTTAGCTGTTTTTAGGGTGAGTTTGTTCTTATGACAAATACCATGACCATAGACAactttggggaggaaagaggtTTATGTCGGACTGTGGGTTATGGTTTGTTATtgagagaagctgaggcaggaacttGAAAGCAGGTTTCAAGCTTTTCCACACACAGCATTGCTTCTGATCAACAAACTCACTTCACAATGAGTCATACATCAGGAACCACAGATAATTCTACTTGCTAGCTGGCTCACAAAGGAGTATGCTTAGCTAACTTTCTCATTCAGTTTGGGAACCACTGGCTAACGAATGGTGTTGCCCATAATCAGGACAATACCTCCACTGGCCAATATGGTCTGGGCAGTCCTTCAATTAAGACTTTTTCTCGACTTGAGGAGAGCAGGCTGCCGCTCTCGCAAGCTTTGGAGGGAGAGCCGCAATGATGTTCCAGATCGAGGGTCTCGCACCGAAGTTGGACCCAGAGGAGATGAAGTGAAAGATGTGTGAGGATGTGGTCACTTCCATTCGGAACTTCCTCATCTACGTGGCCCTGCTGCTGCGAGTCACTCTGTATATCTTAAAGAAGCTGGACAGCATATGAGGATTGGGAGTCCCGTGGACGCATGGCATGAAGAGCCTGGTGACGGTTTCTTCTCCTATTTGCAGATGAATTGGCCTAGAAAGGTGTAAGACTGATTAAACGGACATAAAAACTGTTTGTTAAGAACAACTCGGGCATTGAGAACTGACCACCGTCGCTGAAATACTTGGGAAGTGTAAAAGGATGTCTTGTGGGCGTGGTGCCCTGAGGCCTATGAAAGCCGCCTCTGTGAGTGTTGATGGAATGGTAAATAATGTCATGCTCTGAGGGGCTTCTGTctgaagtggaaaaaaaagactttttctcAGGTGACTATAGGCTGTATGGTTTTGTCCAAGT
This portion of the Apodemus sylvaticus chromosome 1, mApoSyl1.1, whole genome shotgun sequence genome encodes:
- the Nudt19 gene encoding acyl-coenzyme A diphosphatase NUDT19 isoform X1, which encodes MSGPSSWRRAATVILAAGWTHSSSAGFRLLLLQRAQNQRFMPGAHVFPGGVLDAADSSPDWMRLFAPRHTPPRFGLGPEPPRQPSFPGLSHGDADPAALPDDVALRICAIRETFEEAGVLLLRPRDSAPASQEPSLALSPPAGLAEWRSRVRSDPRCFLQLCAHLDCTPDIWALHDWGGWLTPYWRSTRRFDTTFLLCCLRDTPRVEPDLAEVVGYKWLSPSEATECFLSKEIWLAPPQFYEVRRLEEFASLPALNRFCLDRPLEVAEKWLPIVFLTSDGAIHLLPGDELYVKDSDFLEKNMSTDKKTEEIIKEGKVVNRIVIYSSHVYEIYMTLPSKNEHVYPRNYIMNKSHTAHL
- the Nudt19 gene encoding acyl-coenzyme A diphosphatase NUDT19 isoform X2; this encodes MSGPSSWRRAATVILAAGWTHSSSAGFRLLLLQRAQNQRFMPGAHVFPGGVLDAADSSPDWMRLFAPRHTPPRFGLGPEPPRQPSFPGLSHGDADPAALPDDVALRICAIRETFEEAGVLLLRPRDSAPASQEPSLALSPPAGLAEWRSRVRSDPRCFLQLCAHLDCTPDIWALHDWGGWLTPYWRSTRRFDTTFLLCCLRDTPRVEPDLAEVVGYKWLSPSEATECFLSKEIWLAPPQFYEVRRLEEFASLPALNRFCLDRPLEVAEKWLPIVFLTSDGAIHLLPGQYLHWPIWSGQSFN